The following are from one region of the Neurospora crassa OR74A linkage group III, whole genome shotgun sequence genome:
- a CDS encoding eukaryotic translation initiation factor 5, whose product MGALINVRRDNPDPFYRYKMERIQTKIEGKGNGIKTVVVNLSSVAQSLARPGGYLIKYFGFELGAQTNIDPPDDRWIINGSHEAAKLQDLLDGFIAKFVLCKKCKNPETVVQIKDEKITLDCKACGQRSKVEPQLKLTSFILKNVPKKSKKDKAERKAARKARQNGGDKEGSGDENGSDQASPAIEDKNIEYASDDDELTRKIKSEAQSLQLGKREAPKEEEWAVDMSEEAVRARQQNLPGEFKQKLVLNGEEDEEEEGGNTVYDQLGTWIEDEAKAKGGINNVDDVEIYLKAKELGIDAKHRTVQVLVQCLFDENIVAQIPKRAPMLKRLVTSERHEKALLGGTERLLADLGKESYDKIVKILQLYYHHDLCSEEVITKWGSKASKKYVDGSTSKKIRKAAEPFLTWLAEAESEEEESEEEDDE is encoded by the coding sequence ATGGGTGCTCTTATCAACGTTCGTCGGGACAACCCCGACCCCTTCTACCGCTACAAGATGGAGCGTATCCAGACCAAGATTGAAGGCAAGGGTAACGGTATCAAGACCGTCGTTGTCAACCTCAGCAGCGTTGCCCAGTCCCTGGCTCGTCCCGGTGGCTATTTGATCAAGTACTTTGGTTTCGAGCTTGGTGCTCAAACCAACATTGATCCTCCTGATGACCGCTGGATCATCAACGGCTCCCACGAGGCCGCCAAGCTCCAGGATCTTCTCGATGGCTTCATTGCCAAGTTTGTCCTCTGCAAGAAGTGCAAGAACCCCGAGACGGTTGTCCAGatcaaggacgagaagatcACTCTCGACTGCAAGGCCTGTGGCCAGCGCAGCAAGGTTGAGCCCCAGCTCAAGCTGAcctccttcatcctcaaGAACGTCCccaagaagagcaagaaggacaaggccgAGCGCAAGGCGGCCCGCAAGGCTCGCCAGAACGGCGGCGATAAGGAAGGTTCCGGTGACGAGAACGGTTCCGACCAGGCCTCTCCTGCCATCGAGGATAAGAACATTGAATATGCtagcgacgatgatgagctCACTCGCAAGATCAAGTCTGAGGCTCAGAGCTTGCAGTTGGGCAAGAGAGAGGctcccaaggaggaggagtgggctGTCGACATGAGCGAGGAGGCCGTCCGTGCCCGTCAGCAGAACCTTCCTGGCGAATTCAAGCAGAAGCTCGTCCTGAAtggtgaagaagacgaggaggaggagggtggaaACACCGTCTACGACCAGCTCGGCACTTGGATCGAGGATGaagccaaggccaagggtgGCATTAACAATGTCGACGATGTCGAGATCTacctcaaggccaaggagctcGGCATTGATGCCAAGCACCGCACCGTCCAGGTTCTTGTTCAGTGTCTTTTTGACGAGAACATTGTTGCTCAGATCCCCAAGCGTGCTCCTATGCTCAAGAGACTCGTTACCTCCGAGCGTCACGAGAAGGCCCTCCTTGGCGGTACCGAGCGTCTCCTTGCCGACCTCGGCAAGGAGTCTTATGACAAGATTGTCAAGATTCTCCAGCTCTACTACCACCACGACCTCTGCTCCGAGGAGGTCATCACCAAGTGGGGTAGCAAGGCTTCCAAGAAGTACGTCGATGGCTCTACTTCCAAGAAGATCCGCAAGGCTGCTGAGCCCTTCCTCACCTGGCTCGCCGAGGCCGAgtctgaggaggaggaatctgaggaggaggacgatgagtaA
- a CDS encoding dephospho-CoA kinase, whose amino-acid sequence MLLIGLTGSIATGKSTVSSLLSSPPYDLPIIDADLLARKVVEPGTAGYNAIVSYFGPTTPDLLVPSGPDMPENGPTGKGRPLNRPALGRRVFGDSPEVRKDRARLNSIVHPAVRKAMALAVLKAYAKGYRAVVLDIPLLFESQLDKFCGTVLVVGVKDPKVQMERLRARDPHLSQEDAENRVRSQGDVREKAERALERGEGRGCVVWNDGDKRELEEQVRRVFWQGVVEKYSPRWWAWFLWMCPPAAVVSALWNYWANLRVDRRWKEKKEAERAKL is encoded by the coding sequence ATGCTCCTCATAGGCCTAACCGGCTCCATCGCCACCGGCAAATCAAccgtctcctccctcctctcctcgccCCCCTATGACCTGCCCATCATCGACGCCGACCTTCTCGCTCGCAAAGTCGTCGAGCCCGGCACCGCCGGCTACAACGCCATCGTCTCCTACTTTGGTCCCACCACGCCCGACCTCCTCGTTCCCTCCGGGCCCGACATGCCCGAAAACGGCCCCACAGGAAAAGGCCGCCCCCTCAACCGCCCGGCCCTGGGCCGCCGTGTCTTTGGTGACTCCCCCGAGGTGCGCAAGGACCGCGCCCGTCTGAATTCCATCGTCCACCCAGCCGTAAGAAAGGCGATGGCGCTGGCGGTGCTGAAGGCGTATGCGAAGGGGTATAGAGCCGTGGTGCTGGATATCCCGCTGTTGTTTGAGAGTCAGTTGGACAAGTTCTGCGGGACGGTATTGGTGGTTGGAGTGAAGGATCCGAAGGTGCAGATGGAAAGGTTGAGGGCTAGGGATCCGCATTTGAGCCAGGAGGATGCGGAGAATCGGGTGAGGAGTCAAGGGGATGTGAGGGAGAAGGCAGAAAGGGCGCTGGAGAGGggtgaggggagggggtgcgTGGTTTGGAATGATGGGGATAAGAGAGAGTTGGAGGAGCAGGTGCGGAGGGTGTTTTGGcagggggtggtggagaagTATAGTCCGAGGTGGTGGGCGTGGTTCTTGTGGATGTGCccgccggcggcggtggtgagtGCGTTGTGGAATTATTGGGCGAATTTGAGGGTGGATAGGaggtggaaggagaagaaggaggcggagagggcgAAGCTGTGA
- the tim23 gene encoding mitochondrial import inner membrane translocase subunit tim23, which produces MSGLWNTLTGGNKKQQEQQEPAAPAPSAPQTTTTTTSAPSYPSPFDASQPQGVEAFLGSSSFADPTQLHPLAGLNKETLEYISLEDTPLPDAAGASVLPSRGFTDDLCYGTGITYLTALTIGGAWGLKEGLQRSAGQPPKLRLNSVLNAVTRRGPYLGNSAGVVAICYNLINAGIGYVRGKHDAANSILAGALSGMLFKSTRGLKPMMISGGIVATIAGTWAVARRTFFPSPQTNEVD; this is translated from the exons ATGTCCGGCCTTTGGAACACCCTCACCGGAGGCAACAAGAAGCAGCAAGAGCAGCAAGAGCCCGCCGCACCCGCCCCCAGCGCACCTcagacaaccaccaccaccacctccgctCCTTCATATCCCTCGCCCTTCGATGCTAGCCAGCCCCAAGGTGTCGAGGCCTTTCTCGGTAGCTCTTCCTTCGCCGACCCCACACAACTACACCCTCTTGCCGGCCTCAACAAGGAAACACTAGAATACATCTCGCTTGAGGATACCCCGCTGCCCGATGCCGCCGGCGCCTCAGTTCTGCCCTCGCGCGGCTTCACTGACGACCTCTGCTACGGAACCGGTATCACCTACCTGACGGCCCTCACTATCGGAGGCGCGTGGGGTTTGAAAGAGGGTCTCCAGAGATCGGCCGGCCAGCCGCCCAAGCTGCGCCTCAACTCCGTCCTTAACGCTGTCACCCGTCGCGGTCCCTACCTCGGCAACTCGGCTGGTGTTGTCGCCATCTGCTACAACCTAATCAACGCCGGCATTGGTTACGTGAGGGGCAAGCACGATGCCGCCAACTCAATCCTGGCCGGTGCGCTTAGTGGTATGCTCTTCAAGAGCACCAGGGGTCTGAAGCCCATGATGATCTCGGGTGGTATTGTTGCGACGATAGCCGGTACTTGGGCG GTCGCCAGGAGGAcgttcttcccctccccccagaCCAACGAGGTTGACTGA